CATTCTCCTGTACCGGGTAGTCGTGGTTCGAATACGTCGTCGCCTTGTACTTGCGGACTGTGCGGCTCCTAAGTCCATTCTCCCGCATGATGTTGGCCACCGTCTTTTGAGCCACCCGTTCTCCCTCCTGCCGCAGGACTTGCGTGATTTTAGGACTGCCGTAGAGACGACGGGACTTCACGAATATCTGATGGACTCGCTTCGTAATTCGCTTCCGGCGCTTGGAACGCTCACTCTCTGGACGCCTGAGCCAAGCATAGTACCCGCTCCGAGACACACCCAATATTTTGCACATCTTCTGAACCGGAAATTTGGAGCGGTATCTATGGATGAATTGGTACCTTACTTCCGGTCGTTGGTGAAGATGCGCATCGCTTTTTTTAAGATCGCATTCTCCTCTCGCAGTTCACGGATTTCCCGCTCCAGGTCCCGCAAGGCCTTCGCTTCAGCCTTGAGGTTTCCACTACCAACGAACGGGGTAGAGGGATCCTCCTTGTACTTCGTCATCCAGCCATACAGTGTTTTTTGCGATACGCCCAGTTCCCGAGCTACCTGGCTCGCTGGCTTCCCACTCTCCAAAGCCAATTTAACTGCATGAAGTTTGAATTCTTTATCGTATTTCTGTGTCATGTGGCTCACCCCGAATCGCCTTATTCTTACATTCTCGATTCGTTGTGTCCACTATTTCAGCCTAACACCAATGGTTACCATGTACGAGAAAAGGCCTGCGTTTGATTACACCAACTTTTGTTTGTATGTCTACGACAGCGCAAGTCTGTTTCAATGGATGCTCGGTACAGACCCACGTGAGTATCGCTCCTTTCTCTCTGGACGCACCGAACTCGTTTTTCTTTGCCTTGTACGGAGGCATGGGCGCGCTCTACAATGCAGCCAAGGGGTACCTGGCCCAGAAACGATCTCATCCGCATCCGGCGACAGCTGCCGATGCACTGAATAGAAGACTCCGAAGAAGCTCACTGCACATGCTCACTCTTTGACTCTGATACATGGTGATGTAATGACGAAAACGCAAGTTAATTTGTGAATCCGGAACAATACGTTCGTAATCGAACTTTTCCCTTCCCTTCTACGGTGTGGACGAGGTGTGAAAAATATGTCGTTTTGTGCTCTTTTCTTTGTTTGTATAGTTATTTTAGTGATACTGAAACAATCTGCTACACGCTCGAAAATTGAGTTCATGCAGTCTAGCCATCGGAACAACGGACAGGAGCATGACTGCTGCCCATCCACTGACACATTGGTAATTGGTGCTGCAGAGCAGCGTAGAACTGTAAGGCTCATGAGACGATGAGCGGGGAGTCCCCGCTCTATCGTTCACCCAAATTCCGTTGTCGAGCATTTTGTACTTGCATTCCCCGCTTCATCCGGACCTTTCTGCTGCAGCGAACTTCGTTTGTCCTTGGCGGGGCAGCAGTCGCCTCCCCACTCCAAGGTTTAACGGCACGCGATGCCACTACATCATCTATAAGCTTTCGAAGAGCATCGGCATCGAAACCCACGGCCGAGATTGAAAAGATCCACTTCATTCCATTTGAAGAGGATCTCCACTGTCACATGATGGATTCTACCGTGTACAACTTGTCATGGCTACGATCTCACTGGTACAGTATGACCTTCAGCGCATTTTCTCTCGCAGCGTTTCCGAAAACATCATATGCCTGTAGGATCTCGGAGAGCGGAAAACGGTGAGTAATGAGTAGCTTGGGCTCAATCTTACCAGCGGCCACGGTCTTGAGCAGCATCGGTGTGGAATTGGTGTCCACGAGACCAGTGGTTAAGGTGATATTTTGAATCCACAGTTTCTCGAGGTGCAGATTGACGCTCTTGCCGTGTACGCCCACGTTGGCGATGCGGCCGCCAGCCCCCACAATGCCTTGGCAGATGTCAAACGTGGCTGGGATTCCGACCGCTTCAATGGCAACGTCCACACCCTTACCGCCAGTCAGTTCCAGGACGGCTTCCACAGGGTTGCCTTTGGAACTATTTACGGTCTTCGTGGCACCAAACTTCCGCGCAACTTCTAGTCGATTGTCATCCAGGTCTACCGCGATAATTTCAGCGGGAGAATAGAACTGAGCCGTCAGTAGCGCCGCCAAACCGACGGGACCGGCACCGACAATAGCCACCGTGTCTCCCGGCTGAACCTTTCCGTTCAGGACACCGACCTCAAAACCGGTGGGGAGTATGTCACTCAGCATCACGAGCGCTTCTTCGTCGACGCCGTCCGGTAGCGGATACAGACTGGTGTCCGCATACGGAATGCGTACGTATTCGGCTTGCGTTCCGTCAATGAGATGCCCGAGAATCCAGCCGCCGTCCTCGCAGTGCGAATACATGCCTTTCTTGCAGCTGTCACACTTCGCACAGGAAGTGACGCAGGATATCAAAACCCTGTCTCCAACTTTGAAGTTGTGGACACCGGATCCCACTTCCTCAATCACGCCGACCCCTTCATGGCCAAGTGTCCGCCCCTCGACGACTGCGGGTACATCCCCTTTCAAAATGTGCAAATCCGTACCGCAAATGGTGGTCTTCGTAATTCTTACAACCGCATCTGTGGGCGCTTCAATGGTCGGCATGGGGCTGTCCACCCATTCCTTTTTTCCGGGGCCGCGATATACAAGTGCTTTCATTTCCATAATCCTCCTCATTCGTGAAACTGATCGAAAACGCACGTTACTTAAGATACTCTCACTAACATCCTCATATTCAGGAAATTTGTATCCTAATATCGCGGAAAGACAACGGCAAGTTTCGCGATGCCTATGGAACCTAATTCTTTCGAAACGAGTATATGCCGGTTCTAGCGTTTGGATATGGTCTCCTCGGATGTATCTTAGGACGCGCGGAGTCCCCGTACGCAGGGGAAGTTTGTGCGAGCCGGTTAGAGTTGTCATCCTGCTGTTGGCCATCTTTATGTCTTTCATCTTTGCTCGAATCATTCGTTGGTATCTGAATCGACAATGTGACAGGCTGGTGAAACGGCTTGTCACCGAGCCCTATGGAAAAAACTTATGGGCATGAGCGATGCAGTTGCTCTCAATAATTAGGTGTTAGTCGGTTCGAACCACCTCAATTCCAATTGTTCTGGCCAAAATTTGCGGATGAGTCTCGCAAAATGTCTCGCTACTGTGTCAAGATCGATCACGATCGAGTCTGGCTCGTTTGTTCGAGCGGCTTGACGGGTTCGACAGCGGATGCAGAGCAGATTGCGGATCACTTGGCCGTGGGTGCAATCTTCTTCGCCCGCTGTTTTTCGTTGTTGCCAGGTAGATACCGGATGAGCGTCTCTGCGGTTAACAGCAATGTCAAATGAGCGTGTATATGATTCTCGCTGGTCGAATGGCAGTTTAACATTCCGAGTTCGTGCTTTGCGGTACGGAATAGGATTTCAATGCGCCAGCGCTTCAGCCACGCCCCCATGACCTCAGAGGGCTGTTTTCCGCGGTTCTAATTTGCAGAAAAACGCGGCGTTCAATTATGCATGAATGCTACATACTCATGCGCAGTCACGAGTGATATGCTTATGTCAGTAACGGGAATGCGACACAAAGGTGCAAAATCAAGCAGCACAAGGGAGAGGGTCAATTACACCATCTCCCGCTCTTTTTTCGGCTATGTAAAATTGGTGCTCTTTGACACCCTTCGTGAAAGAGCGTTCCAGATGGCGTGCCCTATAGAGGCACAAACGAGAAGCAATAGGACTGAATCAGACATGATCGGACTCCTCTCATTAGTTTTCTTCATGTGCCTTCAACGATAAAAGCCCGAGGGCTTCAGATTCAGCGTATAGGAAATAAGCTGAGCCTTCTCCCTCGGGCATTTTGTGCCAATAGGTGCAAATCACAATGACTTGTGACTCTGTGACGCTCGGTCGCTGACCCCTCGTGGGCGGAACCCTATCTAGCTTAGTAAAAAAATACAGTTTGGAACTAAAATGGGACAAAAACGCGAACGATGCAAGACCCTACTTAGGCATGAGAATCCAGTATAGTGTTCAAGCCTTTTATAAGGATGTCAAGTCCAAAATCAAACTGTCTGTCCATGTCAACAACAGTTGCATAGTCGGCTAATTGAATAAGGGTCGGAAACTCCGTGGCAGGTAGGTTCTTAAAAGTATTGCGAACGCCTGCAATGATCTCCTCTGTTTCCTGACCCTGCGTTGAGTTCTTGAAACGTACCTCTTCCTTTACAAACCCTATTACGTAATTATTGAAAAGTGTACCGATGAGCGTCGTCTCTTCATAGGAGAAGCCAGCATTAACGAACACACGGTATACGCCTTCGATTTGACGAAGGCGGTTAAATGTAAATGGCATTGTATCCGTGAAAATTTGAACTGCATCTCTGTACGAAAGGAGTGCCTTACGATAATTCTCGGCATACTGTCTGATTTGCTCTTGCCAGGTTAGACCTACATCAGGACTTTCAATGTCTGCACTTATCCTGTCCGAAATTAATTGTAACAATTCCTCTTTGTTCTTAACATGCCAGTAAAGTTATACTGGCCCCAGAGTCAACCCAGACAGATGACGTGAGGTAAAATAGACGTAGTGAGGTGTTTGACTCATGCCAGGACGTAAGTGGACTGTGGACGAGAAAATGAACATTGTGTTGGAAGGGATGGTTCCCGGGGCGAATATCAGCGAGGTTTGCCGACAGCATGGTGTGGCCCAAAGTCTGTATTACAAGTGGCGTGACGCATTTCTGACTGGTGGACGAGCAGGGCTTCAGTCAGGTCCTTCTACCCGGGAGCAGGAGTTGGAGAAGCAGTTGCAGGAAGCCATGAGCAAAATTGGCGAGCAGGCTATGGAAATCGATGTGTTGCGAAAAAAATCGAACTGGGGCCGGAAGTAAGCAGCCGTTCCTTGGTTGCTCAGCTCGTCAAGGAAGGGTTTCGGGTCCCAGTGATTGCGAAAGCATTGGAGCTGAATCGAACTTATTGTTATAGCTTGTTAAAGGAGCCTGTGAAGAAGGCGAAAAAAGCGGTTATAGATAAAGACGCCCTATTGAAACAGCGGATTCGCCATCTATGCGAGAGGTTCCCACGATATGGATACCGTAGAATCAAGGTCATGTTGCGTCGTCAATACAGCATGCAGGTAAACCACAAACGAGTACACCGGCTCATGCGGGAAATGGGATTGTTGGTCAAATCCCCACAGCGAGAAGCTTCCCGAAAGAAGCGGTCTGGAAAGATTCCGGTGAGTCAGTCAAACGAACACTTCCAGTGCGATATGACAAAAATTTGGTGTGGTAAGGATGGCTGGGGATATCTATTCGCGGTAATCGATGCGTACGACCGTGAAATTGTGGGGTATTCGTTTTCGCGCTATTGCCGGACAGAGGAATTGCTGCAGGCTGTGGATAACGCATTCAACTACCGATTCCCGAGCGGAGTACTAGGCGCAAACTTAACGCTCAGAACTGACAACGGATGCCAAATGACAAGTCGACGATTCGTACAAGCCATGAAGGACTGCCAGGTGAAACATGAACGGACAGGTTATAACAACCCGGACGCAGATGGCTATATCGAACGTTTCTTCCGTTCGTTGAAGGAGGAAGAAGTTTGGATGCAGGAATACGACAACTTCGCGGAAGCCAAGATCGCAATCAAAACGTATATTGAGTTCTACAACAAAGAGCGCCCGCACTCAGCGTTGGGCTATCGTACACCGCAGGAATTCAGAAAATGGAAGGAATCAAAAGAGGCAGCGTAGACCTGATAATTATCAGAATAGAATGGCGTTATCTCAAAAAATTATGCACATCTGTCTTGACAGGACGGGGTTCAATACGAAGTGACCCCGAATTTACGCCAAGCCGTTCAGCAATGCGACGGGTAGTCACACTCTTTAAGCCTTCCTCATTGAGAATCTCTAAAGCCGCATTTACGATCTTCTCTCGATTCAGACCCTCTTCCACAGTAGGACTGTTGTAGGCAAGAACCGGGTGTTTATTTAAGATTCGTCTCTTTCTGGACATAAATTTCAGCTCCTTTTATTCTTGACAATTGTATCTCTGTTTGATAAAATAATCAGATGCCAGATCGGCGAGGACACCACCGATGGCAAGTCCGTTCCATCCCAATGACCTTGTACAGATGCCACGCAAGAATCGCATAACGGTAGGACAATTTTCATTTGGTAGACTACATATGGGTACCATCTTGGGGGTTCACTTCCTGCCCGGTTTTCGGGAAGGGGGTGGGGCCATGAGCGTTGCCAGTGCGCTGTCGTTGATGATCCAGTTCGGATCGTTCACAACTGAACGAACCATCTATCGCGACATCGACGCACTGAGCGCCGTCGGTGTGCCCATCGTCGCAGACGCAGGTGCCGGTGGTGGTTTTCAACTGGCCGAGGAATTTGAATGCAGCGTGGAGGCGCTGACTCGCTCGATGAGCGACACGGAACTTGAGTTGTTGTTCATGAATCTGTCCAGCAGGGGATTGCGCGACCTTGCAGGTGAGCTGCCTCTGCGTACCATTTTTCTAAAATTGTTGCACACACTACCGCCGGACAAACAGACGAAGGCCAGGTGGATTCAGAACAGTATTCACCTCGACCCCACCCCTTGGCATGCGGAATCCGGAAGTCCTGAATTCATCCGGATGGCGAAGCAGGCGATTGCCACGCAGTGCGTCGTTGAGTTTGTCTACAAGTCCGCGCAGGGAGTGACGTCGTCTTGGCGTGTTCAACCGTATGGCCTCGTGTCAAAAGCGGGTTTGTGGTTTCTCGTCGCGACGGACGGACAGAACATGCGCGCGTTTCGAATCGCTCGCATGCGGGATTTTTGGTTGACCACCGAGTCGTTTGTTCGGTCAGGTGCGTTCAATCTGCAGGCATTTTGGTCGGAGTGGGTTGAACAATACCATGGTGATCAAGTTTCTGAAGCCTCTGGCTCCTGACGATAGTCGGGGTTCAGAGCTGTTCATTCTGACCTGCTTCTCATCCGAACACCGTGGACGCCGAAAGTGGATTGCGGTTTCCTGTCGGAGCAATGCGTCCATCATCCATGCAGTGATTCGCCCACTTCTGAAACCCGTCGGTTGAGATCTATGCCGAGATGTCGTTTCAGCAACTCTCTGCGTTCCGCGTTGGAAGCGATCCGCCGACGTGTCTTTTCGGTACCAATGGATTCAATCATCCAGTCTCCGGACATGGTCAGTCGACCCGTGGGCGTTGCTATCGAGCAGATGAGATTGTGAGTAAAGTGGAAGTCCGGTGACGTTTGTTGAAACACGTTCATCTCATGAAAATCTTGCAAAGAGCGAGGCTGCAAGGTGAACATGTATTCGGAGATCCAGTCTCCGTCTATGCGTTTTTGAAAGAAGAGGAGATTGGAAGTTGAGGCACGTGT
Above is a genomic segment from Alicyclobacillus acidoterrestris containing:
- a CDS encoding IS3 family transposase (programmed frameshift) encodes the protein MTQKYDKEFKLHAVKLALESGKPASQVARELGVSQKTLYGWMTKYKEDPSTPFVGSGNLKAEAKALRDLEREIRELREENANLKKSDAHLHQRPEVRYQFIHRYRSKFPVQKMCKILGVSRSGYYAWLRRPESERSKRRKRITKRVHQIFVKSRRLYGSPKITQVLRQEGERVAQKTVANIMRENGLRSRTVRKYKATTYSNHDYPVQENVLNQTFVAEQPNEVYMADITYIPTDEGWVYLASLEDLYSRKIVGWSAGARMTKELCIKALERAWERQRPTGPMLHHSDRGSQYASHDYQEKLQEYGMVGSMSRKGNCFDNACIESFHSIIKRELVYLEKFKTREQAIQRIFEYIEVWYNRERIHSSIGYLTPVEYEKKYFQSIIAVAS
- a CDS encoding zinc-dependent alcohol dehydrogenase family protein, whose protein sequence is MKALVYRGPGKKEWVDSPMPTIEAPTDAVVRITKTTICGTDLHILKGDVPAVVEGRTLGHEGVGVIEEVGSGVHNFKVGDRVLISCVTSCAKCDSCKKGMYSHCEDGGWILGHLIDGTQAEYVRIPYADTSLYPLPDGVDEEALVMLSDILPTGFEVGVLNGKVQPGDTVAIVGAGPVGLAALLTAQFYSPAEIIAVDLDDNRLEVARKFGATKTVNSSKGNPVEAVLELTGGKGVDVAIEAVGIPATFDICQGIVGAGGRIANVGVHGKSVNLHLEKLWIQNITLTTGLVDTNSTPMLLKTVAAGKIEPKLLITHRFPLSEILQAYDVFGNAARENALKVILYQ
- a CDS encoding TetR/AcrR family transcriptional regulator C-terminal domain-containing protein, which gives rise to MLQLISDRISADIESPDVGLTWQEQIRQYAENYRKALLSYRDAVQIFTDTMPFTFNRLRQIEGVYRVFVNAGFSYEETTLIGTLFNNYVIGFVKEEVRFKNSTQGQETEEIIAGVRNTFKNLPATEFPTLIQLADYATVVDMDRQFDFGLDILIKGLNTILDSHA
- a CDS encoding transposase, which produces MPGRKWTVDEKMNIVLEGMVPGANISEVCRQHGVAQSLYYKWRDAFLTGGRAGLQSGPSTREQELEKQLQEAMSKIGEQAMEIDVLRKKSNWGRK
- a CDS encoding IS3 family transposase; the protein is MVAQLVKEGFRVPVIAKALELNRTYCYSLLKEPVKKAKKAVIDKDALLKQRIRHLCERFPRYGYRRIKVMLRRQYSMQVNHKRVHRLMREMGLLVKSPQREASRKKRSGKIPVSQSNEHFQCDMTKIWCGKDGWGYLFAVIDAYDREIVGYSFSRYCRTEELLQAVDNAFNYRFPSGVLGANLTLRTDNGCQMTSRRFVQAMKDCQVKHERTGYNNPDADGYIERFFRSLKEEEVWMQEYDNFAEAKIAIKTYIEFYNKERPHSALGYRTPQEFRKWKESKEAA
- a CDS encoding TetR family transcriptional regulator, with the protein product MSRKRRILNKHPVLAYNSPTVEEGLNREKIVNAALEILNEEGLKSVTTRRIAERLGVNSGSLRIEPRPVKTDVHNFLR
- a CDS encoding WYL domain-containing protein, with the translated sequence MSVASALSLMIQFGSFTTERTIYRDIDALSAVGVPIVADAGAGGGFQLAEEFECSVEALTRSMSDTELELLFMNLSSRGLRDLAGELPLRTIFLKLLHTLPPDKQTKARWIQNSIHLDPTPWHAESGSPEFIRMAKQAIATQCVVEFVYKSAQGVTSSWRVQPYGLVSKAGLWFLVATDGQNMRAFRIARMRDFWLTTESFVRSGAFNLQAFWSEWVEQYHGDQVSEASGS
- a CDS encoding arylamine N-acetyltransferase family protein; the protein is MDFLYLWLSGRVRREDGTFCPEFDHMVLLAHLNKDYVVDIGFGDSVRSPLPLSGEMVTDVTDAYRITRASTSNLLFFQKRIDGDWISEYMFTLQPRSLQDFHEMNVFQQTSPDFHFTHNLICSIATPTGRLTMSGDWMIESIGTEKTRRRIASNAERRELLKRHLGIDLNRRVSEVGESLHG